Proteins from a genomic interval of Stenotrophomonas maltophilia:
- a CDS encoding COX15/CtaA family protein produces the protein MSLSARPALHRNFHRLAWFAMIMTASTIMFGAFVRLSDAGLSCPDWPTCYGQATWPQHVEETIGHPAAEIRPLETHKAWREQVHRFLAGALGIEILTLALLATRKRRFGSTAVVTACVLVAAGIPLYMMGWHGTASVLALIGEAILLIAALRWSNIDLARAALLTLAVVIFQALLGMWTVTLLLKPIVVMGHLLGGMLMFGLLVWMAWRATHMPITLAEAPKLKWLLRFGVAVLVTQIALGGWVSANYAALACGGGSASLDNFPRCANQWWPQHNFVEGFTLWRGIGVDYEGGVLDGASRIAIQMAHRMFAVVVAVYLLWLGVRLFRLPSMRGWASALIALLVLQVTLGILNVKLALPLEVAVAHNGVAVALLFVLVSLLARLRAPD, from the coding sequence ATGAGCCTTTCCGCGCGTCCGGCGCTGCACCGCAATTTCCACCGCCTGGCGTGGTTCGCCATGATCATGACCGCGAGCACGATCATGTTCGGCGCCTTCGTGCGCCTGTCCGATGCCGGCCTGAGCTGCCCGGACTGGCCGACCTGTTATGGCCAGGCCACCTGGCCGCAGCACGTGGAAGAGACCATCGGCCACCCGGCGGCGGAGATCCGCCCGCTGGAGACCCACAAGGCCTGGCGTGAGCAGGTGCACCGCTTCCTGGCCGGCGCGCTGGGCATCGAGATCCTGACCCTGGCGCTGCTGGCCACGCGCAAGCGGCGATTCGGAAGCACGGCGGTGGTGACCGCCTGCGTTCTGGTGGCCGCCGGCATACCGCTGTACATGATGGGCTGGCATGGCACGGCCAGCGTGCTGGCGCTGATCGGCGAGGCGATCCTGCTGATCGCCGCGCTGCGCTGGAGCAACATCGACCTGGCGCGCGCTGCACTGCTGACCCTGGCGGTGGTTATCTTCCAGGCCCTGCTGGGCATGTGGACGGTGACCCTGCTGCTCAAACCCATCGTGGTGATGGGCCATCTGCTGGGCGGCATGCTGATGTTCGGCCTGCTGGTGTGGATGGCCTGGCGCGCAACGCACATGCCGATCACCCTGGCCGAAGCGCCGAAGCTGAAGTGGCTGCTGCGCTTCGGCGTGGCGGTGCTGGTCACCCAGATCGCACTGGGGGGCTGGGTCAGTGCCAACTACGCGGCGCTGGCCTGCGGCGGCGGCAGCGCCTCGCTGGACAACTTCCCGCGCTGCGCCAACCAGTGGTGGCCGCAGCACAATTTCGTCGAGGGTTTCACCCTGTGGCGCGGCATCGGCGTGGACTACGAAGGGGGCGTGCTGGATGGCGCCTCGCGTATCGCCATCCAGATGGCGCACCGCATGTTCGCGGTGGTGGTGGCGGTCTACCTGCTGTGGCTGGGCGTACGCCTGTTCCGGTTGCCGAGCATGCGTGGCTGGGCCAGTGCGCTGATCGCACTGCTGGTGCTGCAGGTCACCCTCGGCATCCTCAATGTGAAGCTGGCGCTGCCGCTGGAAGTGGCGGTGGCCCACAACGGCGTGGCCGTTGCCCTGTTGTTCGTGCTGGTCAGCCTGCTGGCCCGCCTGCGTGCCCCGGACTGA
- the cyoE gene encoding heme o synthase encodes MFSNYRQYWDLTKPKVVALIVFTALVGMVLAIPGVPSWEQVRAGVLGFLGIWLAASAAAAINQLLDAHIDAQMARTSWRPLVVGKVKPWQVLVFAGVLIVLSMVILVLWVNLITAVLTFASLIGYAVIYTVYLKRATSQNIVIGGLAGAMPPMLGWAAVTGMQGSSDWAYSSLLVLIIFIWTPPHFWALAIFRREDYAKAEIPMLPVTHGVVHTRKQIMVYSVVLALVCLLPYLVGMSGAFYLGGAIVLNAVFLWYAWRMLNPPDELFSMKMFYYSIVYLMALFAFLLVDHWILPWL; translated from the coding sequence ATGTTTTCCAATTATCGCCAGTACTGGGACCTGACCAAGCCCAAGGTCGTCGCCCTCATTGTTTTCACTGCCCTGGTCGGCATGGTTCTGGCCATTCCGGGCGTGCCCAGCTGGGAGCAGGTGCGCGCCGGCGTGCTCGGTTTCCTCGGCATCTGGCTGGCGGCCTCGGCCGCAGCTGCGATCAACCAGCTGCTGGATGCGCACATCGATGCGCAGATGGCGCGCACTTCGTGGCGTCCGCTGGTGGTGGGCAAGGTCAAACCCTGGCAGGTGCTGGTGTTCGCCGGCGTGCTGATCGTGTTGTCGATGGTCATCCTGGTGCTGTGGGTGAACCTGATCACCGCGGTGCTGACCTTCGCCTCGCTGATCGGCTACGCGGTGATCTACACCGTGTACCTCAAGCGTGCGACCTCGCAGAACATCGTCATCGGTGGCCTGGCCGGCGCGATGCCGCCGATGCTGGGCTGGGCGGCGGTGACCGGCATGCAGGGTTCGTCGGACTGGGCGTACTCGTCGCTGCTGGTGCTGATCATCTTCATCTGGACCCCGCCGCACTTCTGGGCGCTGGCGATCTTCCGCCGCGAGGACTACGCCAAGGCGGAGATCCCGATGCTGCCGGTGACCCACGGCGTGGTGCACACCCGCAAGCAGATCATGGTGTATTCGGTGGTGCTGGCGCTGGTCTGCCTGCTGCCGTACCTGGTGGGCATGAGCGGCGCGTTCTACCTGGGCGGCGCGATCGTGCTCAATGCGGTGTTCCTCTGGTACGCCTGGCGCATGCTCAATCCGCCGGACGAGCTGTTCTCGATGAAGATGTTCTATTACTCCATCGTCTACCTGATGGCGTTGTTCGCCTTCCTGCTGGTGGACCACTGGATCCTGCCTTGGCTGTGA
- a CDS encoding erythromycin esterase family protein: MHSIFRWTSALLLALGMAVTAHADDATAQIRQYAADHRMLVLGEFHGTRETPLLVRQLVDDYSRDGAPVLLALELPRAENPTLRDYLQSDGGAAARQHLHGRAFWTVRDDQHDGRRSRDMLAMIEGLRALKAQGRAIEVVGYDVNHSDGGSQARDDRMAAELRRLYRRLPDGARMVVLTGNVHAMLQRPADAPPEMQTQPMASALRDLDIYSVRLEALRGHFWGCMDRCKALALLERPTRAPEVNTHAGREYDLWVWMPELSVGTLVEP, encoded by the coding sequence ATGCATTCGATCTTCCGCTGGACCTCCGCGCTGCTGCTGGCGCTGGGCATGGCCGTGACCGCGCATGCCGACGACGCTACCGCGCAGATCCGCCAATACGCCGCTGACCATCGCATGCTGGTGCTGGGCGAATTCCACGGCACACGCGAGACGCCACTGCTGGTGCGGCAGCTGGTGGACGACTACAGCCGCGATGGCGCGCCGGTACTGCTGGCGCTGGAATTGCCGCGTGCCGAGAACCCCACGCTGCGCGACTATCTGCAGTCCGATGGCGGGGCCGCGGCACGCCAGCACCTGCACGGCCGCGCGTTCTGGACCGTGCGCGACGACCAGCACGATGGTCGCCGCAGTCGCGACATGCTGGCGATGATCGAAGGCCTGCGCGCGCTGAAGGCGCAGGGCCGCGCGATCGAGGTGGTTGGCTACGACGTCAATCACAGTGACGGCGGCAGCCAGGCCCGCGATGACCGCATGGCCGCCGAACTACGGCGCCTGTACCGGCGCCTGCCCGATGGCGCACGCATGGTCGTGCTGACCGGCAATGTCCACGCCATGCTGCAGCGCCCCGCCGATGCTCCGCCGGAAATGCAGACCCAGCCGATGGCATCGGCACTGCGCGACCTGGATATCTACAGCGTGCGGCTGGAAGCGTTGCGCGGCCACTTCTGGGGATGCATGGACCGCTGCAAGGCGCTGGCCCTGCTCGAACGGCCCACGCGTGCGCCGGAGGTCAACACCCATGCCGGCCGCGAGTACGACCTGTGGGTGTGGATGCCGGAGCTGAGCGTCGGCACGCTGGTGGAGCCGTGA